A region of the Serinicoccus profundi genome:
GGGGGCCGGCCGACGGCATACCGACGACGATCAAGGACATCCTGCTCACCCGTGGCTGGCCCACTCTGCGGGGAAGCCGGCTCATCCCCGAGCACGCGCCGGACGACTGGGCCCGGCAGTGGCCCGAGGACGCCCCGGCCGTGGCCCGCCTGCGCGAGGCGGGGTGCGTCCTGCTCGGCAAGAACGCGACCCCCGAGTTCGCGTGGAAGGGGGTGACCGACTCGCTGCGGCACGGGCCGACCGGCAACCCCTTCGACCCGCGGCTCACCGCGGGTGGGTCGAGCGGGGGAGCGGCGAGCGCGGTGGGCCTGGGCATGGGCGCGTGGTCGGTCGGCACCGACGGCGGTGGTTCGGTGCGGATCCCGGCAGCCTTCACCGGCACGGTGGCCCTCAAGCCGACCTACGGCAGGGTGCCGCTCTACCCGGCCAGCCCGTACGGCACCCTCGCGCACGCCGGGCCGATGACCACCACGGTCGCTGACGCCGCGTTCCTGCTCGACCTCATCGGAATGCCCGACGCGCGCGACTGGTCCGCCCTGCCGGCACCGCCCCGCACCTTCCTCGACGGGCTGGACGACGGGGTCGAGGGGGTGCGGGTCGCGGTGTCGCCCCGGCTCGGCCTCGCCGTGGACAACCACCCGGCGGTCGACCGCGCCGTGGCCGAGGCAGCGCAGGTCCTGGCTGCCGCGGGTGCGCGGGTCGAGGAGGTCGATCCCGAGCTCACCGACCTCGACGTCCTCGGGGCCTTCCACACGCTCTGGTTCACCGGAGCCGACAAGGTCGTGCAGGCCTACGGCGAGGGCGCCCTGGAGCGGATCGACCCCGGGCTGCGGGGCGCGATCCAGCGGTATGCCCACGGCGCCACCGCGGGCGACTACCTCGACGCCACCGCGGTGCGGATGGAGCTCGGTCGGCGGATGGGGCTGTTCCACGAGCGCCACGACGTGCTGCTCACCCCGACCATGCCGATGCCGGCCTTCGACCTGGCCCGCCAGGGACCGTCCCACGAGAGCGACGACGGCGAGGGTGATGGCGGGGAGGGCGCCGACCTGTGGACCTCGTGGACGCCCTACACCTACCCCTTCAACATGACCCAGCAGCCGGCCCTGTCGGTGCCCCTCGGGCTGACCGCGGACGGCCTGCCTGTCGGCGTCCAGCTCGTCGGCGCGCGGCATACCGACGCCCTCGTGCTGCGGGTGGGGCGCGCGCTGGAGTCAGGCAGCGACCGGACCGACGTCGTCCCCCCGCTGCTGCGGGGCTGAGCGCCGACCACAGGAGGAGCACATGAGCAGGTTCATCACCATCACCCTCGACACCCGCGGGGTGACGTGCCGGGTGCGGTTGCTGGAGGAGGAAGCGCCGCGCACGTGCGCCGCGGTGTGGTCGGCGCTGCCGCTCACCGCGCCGGTCTTCCACGGCAAGTACGCGCGCAACGAGATCTACACCCTGCTGCCACGCTTCGGGGAGGACCCCGGCAAGGAGAACACGACGATCACCCCCATCCCGGGCGACGTCTGCTGGTTCACCTTCGACGGGGCAGACCTGGGCAACCCGGCCTACGGTTACGAGACCGAGGGCGAGCACCGGGCCGCGGGTGAGGGCGGCATTATCGACCTGGCGGTGTTCTACGGCCGCAACAACCTGCTCATCAACGGCGACCAGGGCTGGGTGCCGGGCAACGTCTTCGGCGAGATCGTCGAGGGGCTGCCGGAGATGGCGGCGGCCTGTCAGGACGTCTGGATGGGCGGGGCGAGGGGGGAGACCCTCACCCTGGCCCGCGCCGAGGGATAGGTCACCCACCCAGCGCGGCCTCGCGGATCGGCGCCATCTCGATCTTGCGCTGGGTGAGCATGACCTCGGTGGCCCGACGCGCGACCTCCGGGTCCGCGTGGGTGGTGAGCTCGTCGAGCTCGGTGGGGTAGACCTGCCAGGAGACGCCGAAGCGGTCCTTGAGCCACCCGCACATGCTCTCCTCGCCGCCGCCCTCACGCAGGGCGTCCCAGTAGTGGTCGCTCTCCTCCTGGGTGTCGGTCCGGACGACGAAGGAGAAGGCCTCGTCGGGGCGGAAGTGCGGACCGCCGTTGAGCGCGGTCCAGCGCACGCCGTCGAGCTCGAACTCGACCGTGAGGACCGAGCCGAGCGGCTTGTCCGAGGGGGTGTCCGCGGCATACCTGCTCACCTGCAGGACGCGCGAGTTCGGGACGATCGAGCAGTAGAACTCGGCCGCCTCCTGCGCCTGGTCGTCGAACCACAGGCAGTGCCCGAGGTGGATCATCATGAGGTCCTCTCGTCTGGACCGCGTCGACCGCGGTGGGTGCTGGTGAGGGTATGACCACCCGCGCGCCGCGGACTCATCGCCGGGGTGGTGTCAGACTCCTCACAACGGCGCCGGCGGGCGGGTCGCGGCGGGGGTCCGGGGGTCCGCACCGCCTAGACTCGCCCCCATGACGGACGTCCAGGGGGACAGCTCCGGTCCGGCGGACCAGCAGCGGGTGCTGCCGGTGACGGACCGGCTGTGGACGGTGCCCAACCTCCTGTCCATGCTGCGCCTGGCGCTCGTGCCCGTCTTCGTCTGGGCCCTGGTCGAGCGTGAGCTCGGGTGGGCCGCACTGGTGCTCGTCGTGGCGGGCGCGTCCGACTTCGCCGACGGCAAGATCGCCCGACGCTACGGCCTGACGAGCCGGCTGGGTCAGGTCCTCGACCCGATCGCGGACCGCCTCTACATCGCCGCCACCGTCCTGGGTCTGGCCGCCGTCGGCGTCATCCCGTGGTGGCTGGTGGCCGTCCTCTTCGCCCGCGAGACCTTCATCGTCCTGATGTACCCCGTCGTGCGGGCGCACCGGCTGCCGATCCCCGAGGTCACCTTCATCGGCAAGGCCGCCACCTTCAACCTCCTGGGTGGGTTCCCCCTCGTGCTGCTCGGGCACGTCCCCGGGTGGTGGAGCGTGGCCTGCCTGGCCACCGGCTGGGCGCTCGTCTGGTGGGGGACCGTCCTCTACTGGGTGACCGGTCTCGTCTACGGCTGGCAGGTGGCCGTCATGGTGCGCCAGCGTCGCCGGGCCGGAGCGGCGCGCTGATGCGGCTGCGGCACGGGCAGTCCGACCCCGACCCCAACCCCGCGGCGTCGATGGCCCTCCTCGAGGAGGTCCTCGATCCGCCGGTGGGGCCTGGCTACCACTCTGCTGCCCAGGACCGTAGCGACCGCGGTCTGCCGCCCTCGTCGGGCACCCGCACCTGGCTGATGTTCGGCACCGCGGTGGGCCTCGGGCTCCTCTTCACGGTGACGGCCGTGACCCTGCGCACCCCCGACCCCGCCGAGGCGGCCGGTCGCCAGCAGCTCATCGAGCGGATCGAGACGGCGCAGACGCTCGGCGACGAGCGCAGCACGCAGGTGTCCGACCTGCGGGCCGACATCCGTGAGATCGAGCAGCAGGCCCTCCAGGGCAGCGGCACCGGCTCCGGCGCGCGCCTCGCGGTGGCCGAGCGCCAGGCCGGCGGGGTGGCCCTGCGCGGCCCCGGCGTCGAGCTCACGTTGCA
Encoded here:
- a CDS encoding glyoxalase family protein, translated to MMIHLGHCLWFDDQAQEAAEFYCSIVPNSRVLQVSRYAADTPSDKPLGSVLTVEFELDGVRWTALNGGPHFRPDEAFSFVVRTDTQEESDHYWDALREGGGEESMCGWLKDRFGVSWQVYPTELDELTTHADPEVARRATEVMLTQRKIEMAPIREAALGG
- a CDS encoding amidase, whose product is MSAFTPRHAARPTALELSEAYAVGSTTPVEATEAALAAIERHDPLVHAMVLLDADGARRAAHESTERWRQGRQRGPADGIPTTIKDILLTRGWPTLRGSRLIPEHAPDDWARQWPEDAPAVARLREAGCVLLGKNATPEFAWKGVTDSLRHGPTGNPFDPRLTAGGSSGGAASAVGLGMGAWSVGTDGGGSVRIPAAFTGTVALKPTYGRVPLYPASPYGTLAHAGPMTTTVADAAFLLDLIGMPDARDWSALPAPPRTFLDGLDDGVEGVRVAVSPRLGLAVDNHPAVDRAVAEAAQVLAAAGARVEEVDPELTDLDVLGAFHTLWFTGADKVVQAYGEGALERIDPGLRGAIQRYAHGATAGDYLDATAVRMELGRRMGLFHERHDVLLTPTMPMPAFDLARQGPSHESDDGEGDGGEGADLWTSWTPYTYPFNMTQQPALSVPLGLTADGLPVGVQLVGARHTDALVLRVGRALESGSDRTDVVPPLLRG
- a CDS encoding DUF3830 family protein; amino-acid sequence: MSRFITITLDTRGVTCRVRLLEEEAPRTCAAVWSALPLTAPVFHGKYARNEIYTLLPRFGEDPGKENTTITPIPGDVCWFTFDGADLGNPAYGYETEGEHRAAGEGGIIDLAVFYGRNNLLINGDQGWVPGNVFGEIVEGLPEMAAACQDVWMGGARGETLTLARAEG
- a CDS encoding DUF881 domain-containing protein, with amino-acid sequence MRLRHGQSDPDPNPAASMALLEEVLDPPVGPGYHSAAQDRSDRGLPPSSGTRTWLMFGTAVGLGLLFTVTAVTLRTPDPAEAAGRQQLIERIETAQTLGDERSTQVSDLRADIREIEQQALQGSGTGSGARLAVAERQAGGVALRGPGVELTLHDAERPTDASPGDESEPERVTSRDLQLVVNGLWSAGAEAISINDHRMTSTSAIRFAGQAIIVDFRGLTPPYVVRAIGDPAALQDELTSGMTGAYLLELERQFGLDSEVLDPGEITLAPGARLTTREGRIPTELAPQTPGPDLGPASDPTREEPR
- a CDS encoding CDP-alcohol phosphatidyltransferase family protein; amino-acid sequence: MTDVQGDSSGPADQQRVLPVTDRLWTVPNLLSMLRLALVPVFVWALVERELGWAALVLVVAGASDFADGKIARRYGLTSRLGQVLDPIADRLYIAATVLGLAAVGVIPWWLVAVLFARETFIVLMYPVVRAHRLPIPEVTFIGKAATFNLLGGFPLVLLGHVPGWWSVACLATGWALVWWGTVLYWVTGLVYGWQVAVMVRQRRRAGAAR